The genomic DNA CCGCGTTCTGAATCCGAGCTCCTGGATAGCGGAGAGGACCGATTCTTTCAAGGGGTGAGGGGCGATTTCGATATAATCCTTATCTTTTGGATCTATGGAATTCTTGATATCCATACCCGTGGATACCCATACTTTTGTATTCCCATAGGTGACGGGTGTTTCATAGGACAAATCAAACACGAATGGAATCTCTTTTCTCTCATTCTCTTTGATGATGAACGGTTCTGCCACCTCGATTTTCTGGATGATCGCCTGATCGGTGAATTTCTTATCATCAGATTCACGGATATACGTGGTGTGCAGGGTGAGATAGATGGCATCGACCTCCTGTTGAGTGCTGCCTCCCTTGATCCCGATCATGCCTTGTATCCTCTCTCCGGCCACATAATGTGATTTCTCCAGTACTGTATCCACCGTAGCTGCCCCGATACCGATTGTAGCGAGGACTTTATTAAAAAATGACATGTTGTTTCCCCCTCCGGAAATAGTTACTGACTTCCTTTAAGATGTTTCTCTCCTCTCGTCCCATAATCCTTCTTTTGACGTGCAGATGGACCAGCATTGCCAAGCATCGGGTATAATGCCCTGTAAAGTTAAATAGCTTAAGAGTACGTGGTTCAAGAAAGGAGCGGGAGTCATGTCACGCAAAATGGCCCGCGGAACTGTCATCAACGGGTCCCTTCCCCTGCTGCCAGTCCAGGAAGCGGAAGCCATCCTTCAGCCCTGGGAAGATGATCAACCCATATTATTCTTTTCCAATGAGCGTGAGAGGCTTCAACATATGAAAGGGCAGACAACCAATGGAAACCGGGACAATTTGACGCGTACGTCGAGGTATTTGAACTTCTACAGGAAACACCCGGAAATCCATTGGGCATTCCTTGCCCACATGGTTTCACGGAACGCGGGTTATTATATGACCGATCTTCGGGGAAGCCTTCTATCAAATGTCTTGCCAAAGGGGGTCCAGGAAAATTTCTTTTCATTTCTTGAAACGTGCAATGCGGCGATCTTCGAAGATGCCTATCCTCAGCTGATGCTTTATGAGGAGTGGAAGGAAAAGGGTTCATTTAACTGGGGCCTCCTGTCAAAACTCCAAGTGTCGTCCTTCATGAAGCCATTTTGGCAGGCTTTCTTCAAATCTGGAGATAGCAATCTTCTCACAACGGCACTGATCATCAATGAACAGATGCTCATCGAAAATCGGATTGTTTCTCAATGGATGGAACAAAAGGAACTGACCAGGTGGTTATTTACCCTTCAGGATTCCCTTGGATTCACGTCGATCCTTTTTCCTTACGGGGAAGCCCCTTCCCTTTCTCTGGCTGGAGATACGATTTATGCATTTGACGATGTCCATGCGAGGATTGTCGCAGGTAAGAAGCTTTACCGGATCTTATTCCACCCCCACATCCATCAATCGTCCCTGCGATTTGCCCTTAAAAGGCGCCATACCGCTTCCCGGCAGGATTATTGGCCCCGTGTGTATTCGAATGATCCTACAAGCATCCGTACGTTGTACAGCCCCCGTCTAGTGGATGTTTGGCCGGATGCCACCCGCTTGCCCTATCCATCTCGCGAATGGTACAAAGGTGATCCGTCCGAGATCAAAGAGCATCTTCTGTCCATTCCCCCTCCAGGTAGCTTCACATTGACAAAACGTTGGAAGAGGACTGTATCAGGTTTGATAAAATCTGCCTCGAAGAAACATTGATGCTGGAATGGCATGCACAGCAAAAAGAGGGTGCCCTCCAAAGGGCTCCCTCTCCTAATGATTAACCTCTATTCTATTTCTTCTTCCCATTCCTCATCGATGATGGACTTGGCAATCAAATACTCGAAAGTGATATCAGCGAGTTCTTCGATTTCGGCTTCAGAAGGGACAAAGCCTCTTTCGATCAACTCTTTCATAAAGAAATCCGCAATTTCCTCCGTATCGATAAAGACTTCGATTTCTCGCATAAGATCGCCCCCTTTGATTCTCAATTTATGAGCCGTCCTCCCATGTTATGACTGTAAAAAAGATTTCATAACATGGGAGGGACGGGCATACACTCTACTATTCAATCACGAACCGGACTGGTTCATAGAGGAGTGGAGTCAATTGTTGAATAAAGCGCTCAAGGTAATGGAAAGAAATGCAGATGAAGTGGAAACGACGATCCTGAAGGGAATGCAGTGGGTCCTCCGCTTCATCTTGATCTCATTCATGATTCTCAGTGTTCCCATGTTCCTCTATCTCATGTGGATGATTCCTTCTTTATGATTCGTGGCTCGAATGGGACTTTAGCTGTTCAAGGACATGATCCATCTTGCTTTTATACACAGGATCGTTAAATAACTCATAGAGAAGCTTGTAATCATTATAGTGATCCAAGAGTTGATCGATCCAGGTCGGCTTCTGACCCATCGGGGAAGGGAGCTTTTTCATTTTCATCCCCTTTTTGGCCGGGAAGACGAACCCATATTTCTTGATGAAGGCCTCTGCCTGGCCTTCGTCCGCCACGAGGGTGATTTCGTTCTCATCCGCCTCCAGCCATTCACCATCCGTCACCCTCATGAGCTCATAGATGACGTCTTCCCATGCATCATCTTTATAGCGCCAGATTTCAGTGCGAAACCCTACAATCTTGAAGAGGTCTTCGTCATATCCCTTCACGACCACCAGATCGCCGAAAAGGAATTTGTATTCGATGTCGATTTGCTCCTGCTCGAAAATATATCCATCATACGATTCAAGGAGTTCGAGTGCCGATTCCTTGAACAGTCCTTCACTCTCATTTACTTCGTAGAGGAATTCCCCGTCGATTTTCTTAATATCGGTTATCTTCCCGACAGTCCCATATATGGTCACAACCACCGTTTCACCGACCCTGAACCTGGGATCTTTTCGCTTTTTCATTCTCCCCTCACCCTAATCGACTTTTTTATATGATATGCAGGGACCCTTGTATCGGTAAATAAGATTTACGTTTCAACAACAGATCGTAGAGTTGGAGAAAGGCCGGGAAATGACGTCAGTCCCCGGCCTTTTGGCTATCGGCAGCGCATTTGCGCTTATGAAAATGTGCGGGTGCCTGCCCTCAGTCTTTTTCATCCTGCAGATACAACTCCCACGCACGGTCGAAGATGACCATGCTCTCGAGGTAATGACCGTTAAATTCCAAATAGGAACTGATTTCGTCATATTCTCCGGAGTGTTTCGGAAAAGCATGATCATCGTAGGCAGCATTGGCAAATGCTGTGAGATCATCCTTTGCAGATGGCTGTCTATGTTTCATCAGGTAGTGGTAAAATGATTTTCTCACTGGCCGTCACCTATCCTTCAATTCGTTTCCTAAAAGGATAGCCGATGATATTCCGTTCGTAAAGAGAAAGGCTCCGGACCAGGTGCTAAAACCGGAAGTAATTCTTTTTCAAGAATTTTGGCATCTGCAGCAACTCATTAAAACCTACAGCTTTTGGTATCGCCTTGGTGTCCATGAGCATGAGCTGATCTTCGATGTCCATGATCACCTCTTCATCTTGATATTCCATGCCGCATGACCCGCAGAGGATCCCGGGAACATCATGGATTTCGATTGATCTTGTACCGTCCGGAAGCTCCCAATAGACGGTCGTCACAGAATCTGTCACACCACTGCCGCACCATTCACACGTCTTTCCTTCTGCGGTCATTTTTCATTCCCCTCCTTAGGGGACGATTGATTTTCCATCTTGGACAGCATCGCTTGGTGCTTCTTCTCCTTCAATTGGTCCCGTTTGTCCCTGAAGTTCTTCAGGGAATGATGATCAGGGTTCTCTTCATACGCCTTTCTCCGTTCAAGCCGCTTCAGACCCGACGGTGTCAAGGACGCATGGGTATCGTGCATGAGTCCAGCAATGCCGATGGTAGGCTCCTTCAGTTCCTCATCATGATAGATCCCCTTAAAGTACTCATCTGCCCTTCCAGCCACGTAGCCTTCCGGTTCTGGATAGGTGGAAATGACCCCTTCAAAGTTCCTCACCACGACTTTCGATGCGCTCTGTGAGATCAGGTAGTTCGGTTGAAGGGAGATCTTCCCTCCTCCACCCGGTGCATCCAGAACGAAGGTAGGCACCGCATATCCCGACGTATGCCCCCTTAGTCCCTCGATGATCTCCAACCCTTTGGAAACAGGCGCCCGGAAATGACCGATTCCCTCGGATAGGTCACACTGATAGATGTAGTATGGGCGCACCCTGATTTTCACCAGGTCATGCATAAGCTTCTTCA from Rossellomorea marisflavi includes the following:
- a CDS encoding YokU family protein, whose product is MTAEGKTCEWCGSGVTDSVTTVYWELPDGTRSIEIHDVPGILCGSCGMEYQDEEVIMDIEDQLMLMDTKAIPKAVGFNELLQMPKFLKKNYFRF
- a CDS encoding sporulation protein, whose protein sequence is MSFFNKVLATIGIGAATVDTVLEKSHYVAGERIQGMIGIKGGSTQQEVDAIYLTLHTTYIRESDDKKFTDQAIIQKIEVAEPFIIKENERKEIPFVFDLSYETPVTYGNTKVWVSTGMDIKNSIDPKDKDYIEIAPHPLKESVLSAIQELGFRTRKVECEQAPKRLRRHFPFIQEFEFVPMSGAYAGKLDELEVIFNEQSKDRVEILLEVDRRARGLGGFLAEALDMDESIVTLNVDASDAPDLKRIIQKAIDRVCS
- a CDS encoding YozD family protein; this translates as MREIEVFIDTEEIADFFMKELIERGFVPSEAEIEELADITFEYLIAKSIIDEEWEEEIE
- a CDS encoding DUF2515 family protein; translation: MSRKMARGTVINGSLPLLPVQEAEAILQPWEDDQPILFFSNERERLQHMKGQTTNGNRDNLTRTSRYLNFYRKHPEIHWAFLAHMVSRNAGYYMTDLRGSLLSNVLPKGVQENFFSFLETCNAAIFEDAYPQLMLYEEWKEKGSFNWGLLSKLQVSSFMKPFWQAFFKSGDSNLLTTALIINEQMLIENRIVSQWMEQKELTRWLFTLQDSLGFTSILFPYGEAPSLSLAGDTIYAFDDVHARIVAGKKLYRILFHPHIHQSSLRFALKRRHTASRQDYWPRVYSNDPTSIRTLYSPRLVDVWPDATRLPYPSREWYKGDPSEIKEHLLSIPPPGSFTLTKRWKRTVSGLIKSASKKH
- a CDS encoding YozE family protein, whose product is MRKSFYHYLMKHRQPSAKDDLTAFANAAYDDHAFPKHSGEYDEISSYLEFNGHYLESMVIFDRAWELYLQDEKD